The Streptomyces sp. NBC_01255 genome window below encodes:
- a CDS encoding TetR/AcrR family transcriptional regulator has product MVTSRSAAAARPEGASLRRRGPVLERAILEATLEQLGSVGWNGLTMEGVAVGAQTGKAAVYRRWPSKEDLVADALQAGLPTLDEAPDRGSVREDLYALCLRVRDVMFSKPGLALRAVLHECDAESAGRFHELIVAGVTEPSTRLFKDVLRRGIERGDVRADAIDDLVLDVVPALMMYRSKVCGSEWSDREIADMIDRVMVPLLRLGAV; this is encoded by the coding sequence ATGGTTACTTCGCGCTCCGCGGCCGCCGCCCGGCCGGAGGGGGCGTCTCTGCGACGCCGTGGCCCCGTGCTGGAACGGGCCATTCTGGAGGCCACGCTCGAACAGCTGGGCAGCGTCGGCTGGAACGGTCTGACGATGGAGGGTGTCGCGGTCGGCGCGCAGACGGGCAAAGCCGCGGTGTACCGGCGCTGGCCGTCGAAAGAAGACCTCGTCGCGGACGCCCTCCAGGCCGGGCTGCCGACGCTCGACGAGGCGCCGGACCGCGGGAGCGTCCGCGAGGACCTGTACGCGCTGTGTCTCCGGGTCCGCGACGTGATGTTCTCCAAGCCCGGCCTCGCCCTGCGCGCGGTCCTTCACGAATGCGACGCGGAATCCGCTGGGAGGTTCCACGAGCTGATCGTCGCGGGGGTGACCGAGCCCTCGACCCGGCTCTTCAAGGACGTGCTGCGGCGCGGAATCGAGCGCGGTGACGTGCGGGCCGACGCGATCGACGACCTGGTGCTCGATGTGGTCCCCGCCCTGATGATGTACCGCTCCAAGGTGTGCGGGAGCGAATGGTCGGACCGCGAGATCGCCGACATGATCGACCGGGTCATGGTGCCGCTGCTCCGCCTCGGGGCGGTCTGA